The genomic DNA GAGAAGCCCGTCCGGGACGGGGACGACGTCGCGTTCCGGAAGCACATGGGGTTCGACCTCTCGTTCGACCATCGGGTCGTCGACGGGGCCGACGCGGCGCGGTTCCTCCAGACGCTCGACGAGTACATCCGCGAGCCCTGGCCGCTCCTCCTGGACCGCGCCTAGATGTGGACCGCCTCGTCGAGCGCGTCCGCCGCTGCCTCCATCACCGCCTCGGAGAGCGTCGGGTGGGCGTGGACGGTCCCGGCGAGTTCGTCGAGCGTGAGTCCGCCCCGCATCGCGACACCGACCTCACCGAGCAGTTCTGCGACCTCCTCACCGACCATCTGACAGCCGAGTATCTCTCCGGTTGCCGCGTCACCGACGAGGCGAACGAACCCGTCCGTCGCGTTCCGGGTGAGCGCCCGCCCGCTCGCCGTGAACGGGAACTCACCGACGACGGGGTTGTACCCCGCATCGATCGCCTCCTGCTCGGTTCGGCCGACGGTGCCGATCTCCGGATCGGTGAACACGACGGCCGGCACGGGCTGTTCGGCGGTTGCCGTGTCCATGCCAGCGATGGTCTCTGCAGCGACGAGCCCCTCGTGGGTCGCCTTGTGGGCCAGCATCGGCTCGCCAGCGACATCACCGACGGCGTAGACGTTCGCGACATCGGTCGCACCACGCTCGTCGGTCTCGATGAACCCCCGCTCGGTCGTCGAGAGCCCGAGGGCATCGAGCCCGAGCCCGTCGGTCACCGGCGCCCGTCCGACCGCGACAAGGGCCCTGTCGCCCTGGTACTCGTTCATCTCGCCGCCCTCGGTCTCCGTGAACACCGTGATGTCGTCCCCGTTCTCCCGCCAGTCGAGTGCCGCCTCGCCGAACCGGAAGGAGACACCAAGCGACCGGAGCTGTTTCACGACCGGTCGCGAGAGGTCATCGTCGTAGGCGGCCAGCGCCTCGTCGAGCATCTCGATGACGGTCACATCGGCGCCGAGCCGGGCGAACACGGTCGACAGCTCCATGCCGATGTAGCCGGCGCCGATGACGAGGAGTCGGTCGGGGACCTCGGAGACTGAGAGCATCCCTCGCGAATCGAGGATCCGCTCGCCGTCGAACTCGAAGTTGGGGACGGTGATGGGCCGGCTGCCGGTCGCGACGATGGCCGCGTCGAAGGAGAGTTCGCGCTCCCCGTCCGGGCCGTCGATGATGCCGGTGGTCTCGTCGACGAACGTGACGTGGCCCTCGCGGATCGAGACCCCGTTGGCTCGACACAGGCCGCCGATCCCGTTCGTGAGCCCGTCGACGACCTCGTCCTTCCAGGCGACCATCGCCTCGGTGTCGGCGCTGGCGGTGGCCTGGATACCCATCCGCTCGGCGTTCCGCATGGCCTCCAGCCGTCCGGTTGCCGTGAGCAGTGCCTTCGAGGGGATACAGCCGTAGTTCAGGCAGGTTCCCCCGACGGCGTCCCGGTCGGCCAGGGTCGTCTCGACCCCGTTCTGTGCGGCCTTGATCGCAGCGGCGTAGCCGCCGGGACCAGCGCCAACGACGAGCAGTTCGGTCTCCTGTCGCTCTCCAGCCATGGCCGAGCGGTATCGGAGGAGAGTAATAAAGAACGGGGGTCGGCAAAACGGTGCGTTTCAGCCCATCACGTCGCGGATCGCCTCCGTTATCGTGTCCTCGCCGGGGATGACGAACTCCTCCTCCGGCGGACTGTACGAGACGGGAACATCCGCTCGCGTCACGCGCTTGACCGGCGCATCCAGATGCCAGAAGGCCGCATCGGAGATACGGGCGGCGATATCACCGGCCGTCCCACAGGTGCGGTTCGTGGCGTCGACCACGACCGCCCGGTTCGTCTTCTCGACGCTCTCGAGGATGGTCTCCTCGTCGAGCGGGAGGAGCGTCCGAGGATCGACGACCTCGACGCTTATCTCCGGGTCGAGACGCTCGGCAACGGCCAGTACGTCCGGGACCTTCTCACCGATCGCGACGACGGTCACGTCCTCACCCTCGCGTTTGACATCGGCCTCGCCGAGCGGGATCGTGTAGTGCTCGTCCGGAACCTCCGACCGATTGCCGATCACGGGCGCGGGCCAGAACACCATCACCGGGTCGTCCTCGGCAACGGCGCTCCGGAACAGTCCCAGCTGGTCGTAGGGGGTGCTCGGCACGACGGTCTTGACACCGAGGTTGAGCAACGAGGGATACGGGTTGTCGGAGTGCTGGGCCGCACTTCCTCCGGGGGTCCCCGCCTGCGGGACGGTGATGGTGAGCGGAATCGAGACCTGTCCATGGGTCATGTGCCGGAGCTTCTGGGCGTTGTTGACGAGTTGGTCCATCGCCATGTACGCCATCGTGTTGATCTGGTACTCGATGATCGGCCGCTTGCCGTCCATCGCCGCCCCGATGGCCAGCCCGTGGAACCCCTGTTCGGAGATCGGCGCGTCCCACACCCGCTCCTCACCGAACTCGGCGACTAGGTCGCGGGTCGTCCCCATGAGTGCGTGCTGGATGTCCTCGCCGACGACGAAGGTGTCGTCGTAGTCGGCCAGCGATTCCTGATACGACTGGATGATCGTCGAGATGTAGCTCTGGTCACTCATGTCAGTACTTCTCCGCGGGGAAGTCCGGGTACGACTGTTCGGCATAGGTGTACTCGGGGGCTCGGTCGCCAGGCGGGTAGTCGCTCTCGAGCGCGAACTCCGCTGCGTCCTCGATCCGTGCCTCGACATCGGCGTCGATCCCGTCGAGCGTCTCCTCGTCGAGCACGTCCGCTGCGACGAGGGCCTGCCGGAACGTGTCTATCGGGTCGCGCTCGTCGCGCCACCGCTCGATCTCGGCCTCGTCCCGGTACGGCCGGTCCCGGAGCAGGTCCTTCTCGCCCGAGAAGTGGCCCTCGTACCGGTACGTCTCGCACTCGACCAGTCGCGGGCGGCTGGTCTCACGGGTCGTCTCGACGGCCTCGCGGACGGTGTCGTACACCTCGAGGACGTTTTGGCCGTTGATCGTCTCGCCCGCCATGTCGTAGCTGGCAGCCCGGTCCGAGATGCGGTCACCAGCGACGGCGTCCTCCTGACTGGTGCTGACGCCGTACTGGTTGTTCTCACAGAGGAACACGACCGGTAGGTCCCAGATGGCGGCCATGTTCATCGTCTCGTGGACGACACCCTGGTTCGAGGCCCCGTCGCCGAAGAACGAGACAGACACCCGGTCGTCACCGTCCAGCTTCGAGCTGAACGCCGCCCCCGCCGCGTGGGGGACGCTGGCACCGACGATGGCGTTGCAGCCGAAGATACCCAGGGAGAAATCGACCATATGCATCGATCCACCCCGGCCGCTGTTCAGCCCGGTCTCCTTCCCGGCCAGTTCCGCCATCATCCCGTCGATGTCCGCTCCCTTCGCGAGTACGTGCCCGTGCCCACGGTGCGTACTCGCGATGACGTCGTCGTCACCGAGTGCCAGGGAGACGCCCGTCGCGACCGCCTCCTGACCGAGATAGAGGTGGATCGGGCCGGGGATCTCTCCAGCACTACTCAACTCGCTGGCCGTGTGTTCGAACTCGCGGATCTCGCGCATCATCCGGTACATGCGCCGCAACAGGTCCGGGTCCCGGTCCGACAGCCCGGCCTGCTGGCTTCGTACCTGTTCGGGAACGTCTTGGCTCATCTGGATTGGCCATTCCTCCCCGGCTGGTTTATAATTTGTGTGCCCCGGGGGAAGCGGAGATGAACACCGTCGGGCAGTAACGAGCCGCTCCTGCCACCGGGGAGCAGCCGAGGGGAATCCGGCCACGGCGCCCGTCCGCCCGCGGCTACCCCGATAGTGACACCACCGTCGCGCCGACCACGACCACAGCGGCTGCAACGCCCAGGCGAACGGTGACCCGTTCGAGTCGCTGGGGGAGGAAGAGGAACGACAGGACGACCACGAACAGCGGCATCGTCTGCAGGATCGGCACGACGATGACAACCGGAGCGACCTCGAGCGCGGCGTAATAGAGCGTCAGGCCGACCGATGCGGCGACGCCGGCACCGATGTACCACCGGAAGATGGGCTCGCCGATGGGAACCTCGAACGAGGAGTACAGCAGGACGTACGTACCGAAGCCGAGCGTCGCGGCCACCACCTTCACCATCACCCCAGGGAGGACCTGTGTTCCCTCGGCGAACCCCTGTGCGGCGAGGACCGGCTCGATACCGATCGAGGCCGCAGCCGCCAGGGGAACGACGAGCGAGGCGCCGATCTGTCGAAGCGACTGGTTCGGGGCGGAGGTGGCCGCCGTCTCCCAGGAGATGAACGCCACCCCACCGACGATGAGCAGGATTCCGAGGAGATGCGGCATCGTCAGTGTCTCGCCGAGGAGGAGTATCGCGAGCGCCGAGGCGAAGAACACGTTCGACGAGATGATCGGTGTCGTGCGACTCGCGCCGATCACCTCGATACTCTTGAACATCAGCACCCGCCCGACGAGCGAGCCGAACAGCCCCGCGCCCGCGAACGACGCCAACGAGATCGGCGTGAACAGCCCCTGATACGGCGGCGGATAGAGAACGAGCACGATGGGGACCAGGACGACGACGTTACACACCAGCGAGACGAGCATGACACCGACGACATCACCCTCCTCCGTTCCGAGCCGGACACACAGGTTCTGGACCGCGAACAACAGCGCGGCGCCAACCGCGAGCACGATACCGAGCGAGGCGGTCGTCAGTTCCATGAGATTCCCGGAGGCGCACCATCGCTGCTGCTCGTCACCGTGTTCCTGGGGCGTTCTCTGCACCCCATCGATGGCGACCGACTCCCACCGGCGCCGCCGGGTCGACGGGAGACTCGCAACGAGCGACGAGAGACCGCGCACCCACACTCGGCGGCCGGTGTCGTCCTACGATGGAGCATGGACGACCGTCACGGGGATTTCGGCGTTGAGTAACACGCCCTGGGTCACACTCCCGAGGAGTACCTTCCCCACCGTCGATCGTTTCCGGCCGCACATGACGATCTGGTCCGCGTCGATCTCGTCGGCGACCCCGAGGATCTCCTGCGCGGGGTCCGCGTGTGCACGGCGGACCTCCGTCTCGACCCCCGCAGCCTCCAGGTGCGACCGGGCGCGCTCGACGGCCTCGGGGATGTTCGTCTCGTCGTACCAGTCCTCGGACTGTACGATTCCGGCCTCCGTCGACACCTCCATCTTCTCGGTGACGTTGAGGATCGTCACCCGAACCGTGTCGGCGGCGTTCGGTAGCGACGTAACGGCGTTCGCCGCAGCCAGAGCACGGTCCACGTCGGTGTCGACGGGCAGCAGGACCTGTAGCATGCCCCCCTCTTTCGTTCGGGACGATAAAAATCGTCCGGCAGTTCCATGCCGGCGGCTCCCTCGTGTGGCGCCCCTGCTCGGAGCGTGCGCATCCAGGGATGGGGACCGTCGATGTACGGCTGGCGTAACTTCCGAGCAGAAATATTATATAGAGCGCGTGGTTTGTTGGCTGTGAAGGTATCACATACAATGGAGCGGGACTCAGCAGAACGTGGTCAGAGCGACGTGTCGAATCGAATCAGTAGACGGCGATATCTCCAGGCAGCGGCGGCAGGCGGAGCACTGTCCCTCGCAGGATGTACCGGGGACGGTGGCGACGGCGGCGGTGATGGTGGCGACGGCGGCGGCGGTGATGGCGGCGGTGGCG from Haloglomus litoreum includes the following:
- the lpdA gene encoding dihydrolipoyl dehydrogenase yields the protein MAGERQETELLVVGAGPGGYAAAIKAAQNGVETTLADRDAVGGTCLNYGCIPSKALLTATGRLEAMRNAERMGIQATASADTEAMVAWKDEVVDGLTNGIGGLCRANGVSIREGHVTFVDETTGIIDGPDGERELSFDAAIVATGSRPITVPNFEFDGERILDSRGMLSVSEVPDRLLVIGAGYIGMELSTVFARLGADVTVIEMLDEALAAYDDDLSRPVVKQLRSLGVSFRFGEAALDWRENGDDITVFTETEGGEMNEYQGDRALVAVGRAPVTDGLGLDALGLSTTERGFIETDERGATDVANVYAVGDVAGEPMLAHKATHEGLVAAETIAGMDTATAEQPVPAVVFTDPEIGTVGRTEQEAIDAGYNPVVGEFPFTASGRALTRNATDGFVRLVGDAATGEILGCQMVGEEVAELLGEVGVAMRGGLTLDELAGTVHAHPTLSEAVMEAAADALDEAVHI
- a CDS encoding thiamine pyrophosphate-dependent dehydrogenase E1 component subunit alpha; this translates as MSQDVPEQVRSQQAGLSDRDPDLLRRMYRMMREIREFEHTASELSSAGEIPGPIHLYLGQEAVATGVSLALGDDDVIASTHRGHGHVLAKGADIDGMMAELAGKETGLNSGRGGSMHMVDFSLGIFGCNAIVGASVPHAAGAAFSSKLDGDDRVSVSFFGDGASNQGVVHETMNMAAIWDLPVVFLCENNQYGVSTSQEDAVAGDRISDRAASYDMAGETINGQNVLEVYDTVREAVETTRETSRPRLVECETYRYEGHFSGEKDLLRDRPYRDEAEIERWRDERDPIDTFRQALVAADVLDEETLDGIDADVEARIEDAAEFALESDYPPGDRAPEYTYAEQSYPDFPAEKY
- a CDS encoding universal stress protein; protein product: MLQVLLPVDTDVDRALAAANAVTSLPNAADTVRVTILNVTEKMEVSTEAGIVQSEDWYDETNIPEAVERARSHLEAAGVETEVRRAHADPAQEILGVADEIDADQIVMCGRKRSTVGKVLLGSVTQGVLLNAEIPVTVVHAPS
- a CDS encoding alpha-ketoacid dehydrogenase subunit beta codes for the protein MSDQSYISTIIQSYQESLADYDDTFVVGEDIQHALMGTTRDLVAEFGEERVWDAPISEQGFHGLAIGAAMDGKRPIIEYQINTMAYMAMDQLVNNAQKLRHMTHGQVSIPLTITVPQAGTPGGSAAQHSDNPYPSLLNLGVKTVVPSTPYDQLGLFRSAVAEDDPVMVFWPAPVIGNRSEVPDEHYTIPLGEADVKREGEDVTVVAIGEKVPDVLAVAERLDPEISVEVVDPRTLLPLDEETILESVEKTNRAVVVDATNRTCGTAGDIAARISDAAFWHLDAPVKRVTRADVPVSYSPPEEEFVIPGEDTITEAIRDVMG
- a CDS encoding DMT family transporter → MELTTASLGIVLAVGAALLFAVQNLCVRLGTEEGDVVGVMLVSLVCNVVVLVPIVLVLYPPPYQGLFTPISLASFAGAGLFGSLVGRVLMFKSIEVIGASRTTPIISSNVFFASALAILLLGETLTMPHLLGILLIVGGVAFISWETAATSAPNQSLRQIGASLVVPLAAAASIGIEPVLAAQGFAEGTQVLPGVMVKVVAATLGFGTYVLLYSSFEVPIGEPIFRWYIGAGVAASVGLTLYYAALEVAPVVIVVPILQTMPLFVVVLSFLFLPQRLERVTVRLGVAAAVVVVGATVVSLSG